The DNA region CAAGGTCTGCGCCTTTTTGTCCCCTCTGTATACTTGTTTCCCTTTTATTTGAAATATCTGCATATATAGTATATTCCTATTTGGCTAATGGCATACCTACTTAACCAGTTAAACTATATTCTCAACGATCgtcttcatattttaaaaaaatatttttttaaaaataaatgcatttagcttaaaatatttaaagagattaatttttattcaccATAATTGTAAGAAAATTATACTATCAAATGTTCAAAAACCCTCttgtatataacttttaaatagcTATTATAAAAACcatcaaatttattatacatatttaattagattagtTTAAACTGTGAaagtattctaattaaatttatatttagatcATACGAATTTAATTTGCCTAAATTttcagtgtaattttttttataatattaaccgatcaaatcatattaaatatgacttttaaataataattataaaagtatATGACGATTATAGTGTAAAAAAACCATGTATTTTAAAtgtgttaaaaatataaaaaatatagttaagtATCAAGAATGCAATAAGAAAGATTGGTTATCAGAATATAAAATGATTCCGTCTCTTTGTGAACAACTTTTTGGTTGTCTATAAATTGGAGTTGTTTGCTAAGTGTTTAATTTGTAGTTGAGTAGACAGAGAGGAGTGTTCAGGGCAGTTTACAAAGCCAAATTTTGTTCCTTAGTTGTTTCCTTGTTCTCTGTAACTGATGGCTGATTATTCAGCTGGAACTGAATCCCACGAGGTGGTCGTAAATGTAACCAAGAACACCTCCGAAACAATCCAACGCTCAGACTCCCTTGTCTCTGTTCCTTTCTTGCAGAAGGTGTCTCCTAATCTTCCTTTTGTACCCAAACCCAAAAAACCATTAAAGTGCtctaattacaatttacaatttATTAGATATAATGGTTTATTATCTCTACTAGAAGtctataatttctttttgtgtatatagtttttttttgaattaatctATTTATCGTATCATATTACTAAGAGTGGTTGAGCaggaaattaaatatgatatttccTTTAGTGTGCTGTAGAGTTCTAGTAGCGGGTGCAGTGTCAATCTTGTTGGGATTCCGTTTGCTTTTTTGAGGCTCCTGCATGCCACttctttggataaaaaaatgtgacttTAACAGGATGCGTTGGTTATTGTACATGTACTTGTTTTGGATTCTAATGGATAAAAAGAATTCTGTTGATCACATTGAACTAGAAAAATTGAGAGTggaattgaaatgataatatcatggttttgttTGTTGATGGATGCAGTTGGTAGCTGAGGCGGTGGGAACATATTTCCTGATATTTGCAGGGTGTGCTTCATTGGTGGTGAACAAGAACTACTACAACATGATAACACTTCCTGGGATAGCAATTGTTTGGGGTCTGGTTCTGACGGTGTTGGTTTACACTGTCGGTCACATCTCTGGTGGCCATTTCAATCCTGCTGTCACCATTGCTTTTGCCTCCACCAGAAGATTCCCCTTGATCCAGGTAAGTATGCTCATTTGGAATTTATGTAGCTCATAACCTTTTTCTTAACTTAGTTGATATAAATAGGTAAATATGCTCATTTGGAAAATTGTGTCTTTTTCCTTCCTAATTGTTGTCTCTAGCTTGCCCCAAAAGAAATTATGAGATACCATACCATATaccaaaaatagaaattatgaaAGTAACTCCTGACTTATTTCTCTGTCCTTCTCACACTAATTGATCATTGCCAAAAAAAGTTGCCTCTTTGCACATGTATAGGCAACTAGGATATTTCATATTCACAGAAAAAACAATTCTTCTGTGaagttgttttaaaattatggtTTCTGGCATGAGATGCAAATTGCAATTAATTACcgttgttaaatataggtaccAGCTTATGTAGTAGCTCAACTCCTAGGAAGCATACTTGCAAGTGGAACTCTGAGACTATTATTTATGGGGAATCATGACCAGTTTTCAGGAACAGTCCCAAATGGGACTAACCTGCAGGCTTTTGTGTTTGAATTCATAATCACCTTTTTCCTCATGTTCGTCATATGCGGGGTTGCCACCGATAACAGAGCGGTAACGTCTCTCACATTACTCCCTCTGCTTAAATTGGTACTATGTTAGTAGTACTTTCTTGTGAGATTTAGTGACCTTGATAAAGTTTATTAAACCagagataatattaatt from Glycine soja cultivar W05 chromosome 8, ASM419377v2, whole genome shotgun sequence includes:
- the LOC114423262 gene encoding nodulin-26, with the protein product MADYSAGTESHEVVVNVTKNTSETIQRSDSLVSVPFLQKLVAEAVGTYFLIFAGCASLVVNKNYYNMITLPGIAIVWGLVLTVLVYTVGHISGGHFNPAVTIAFASTRRFPLIQVPAYVVAQLLGSILASGTLRLLFMGNHDQFSGTVPNGTNLQAFVFEFIITFFLMFVICGVATDNRAVGELAGIAIGSTLLLNVIIGGPVTGASMNPARSLGPAFVHGEYKGIWIYLLAPVVGAIAGAWVYNIVRYTDKPLSEITKSASFLKGRAASK